From the genome of Thermodesulforhabdaceae bacterium:
TCCTCTTCGAGGTCTTCAGGTTTTGGGGTTTATTGAGAGCAATCTTCTGTCGTTTGATGAAGTTTTTATTCTCGATGCAAACGAAGGCATTTTGCCGCCAAGACGGTCTTTTAATCCTGTTTTACCGGAATTGTTGAAGAAACAAGTAGGGCTTTCAACCGCTGAAGTTGAATCTTTTTTACATCGTCATCTTTTTATGCGCCTCATTAGAGCGGCTAAGAAAGTGCATATTTTTTACACGGCTATGAGTTCTAGTCAGCGTTCTGTAAGTCGTTCTCCATTGGAGTCGGGTGCAATAAGAAGTCGTTTTGTGGAAGAACTTATATGGAAATTTAACAAACAGAAAAACTCTCTTGATGAGTCGGTTATTCCTATTCCTGTGGTCATTCCTCAGCGGGTACTCAAACGTCCGGATCGGATTGAAAAGAACAACTCTTTCGACAAAAGAATAAAAGAACTTTTAGGAGCTAAACTTTCTGCGTCTTTTTTTAATACCTATCTGAAATGTCCTGTAATGTTTTTTTACAGCTACGCGTTGGGAATTAAAGGTTATAGTGGGGAAATAGAGGAAGGACTAGAAGGGCGGGGTTATGCTGAACTTGGAATTATTATTCATAAGACGCTAGAACAATATTTTTCGAATATTATGAAAGCTAGAGATGAAAACGGTATAAAAATTAATCCCGGTGAAATTGTTGAAATCTTCTCCAATGCTTTTAGAGATTCCAGCCTTTCTAAACGACTGGGACAGGAAAGACGCTTTTTCATTAGAGAAACCTCCGTTTATCGTTTGACTAAGTATTTGGAGTGGCTCCGAGATGAATGGCAGCCTTTTAATGTGATAAAACTGGAGCAAGAATTTTCCTGTAAAAAAGATACGAACCTGAGCGGTATAGCTAGCGTGAGCTTGGAAGGCAGGATTGATATGATAGCTTTGCGAAATAATGATGAACTCTGGATTGTTGATTATAAAACGGGTTCTCCACCAGAACCGAAATTTTCCCGGGATGATTTACGTAATTTCGTCGAAAGCGAAATTGACCTTTCCTACAGCGAAAAACTTGTTCAGGCAAGAGAATATATTGAAGATATCCAGCTTCCTTTCTATGGTTTTCTAATAAAACAATCTGGCTTTATTGAAGAAATCCAGCGAGAGATAAAAGCTGTTAAGGCTTGTTACCACGCTTTGGGAGCTGGTAAATCTGATGATTATCAAATCGAAATGAAAGAAAATATTTTAGAAATATCTCAAGTTTTTGATGATTTTCTTGGTTTTCTGCTCGATCACATCGTTAATTCCGAAGCTTTCTTTGCCACGAATGATTTGGATACTTGCAATAGATGTGATTACGCCAAGATTTGTTCATGTTCTTTAGTGTAAGGAGCACACTCTCACGTGTGCCCCTTTTATCTTCTAGAGCTAGAAAATATTAAGACACAGGATGAGGCGCGCTCTTTTCTTGCGGCAGATTAGGTTGCTTGGAGCAGAGTGATTTCTTAAACTGTTCTTTCTTTAAATTGCATTTGCTCATTAGCTTTCTAAATTGCCTGGTGGTTATGCCGGCTATTTCCGCTGATTTATTTATTTTACCATTCGTTGCTCGAAGTAGTTTAGAAAGATACACCCTTTCAGCGTGAGTAACCAAGGCTTGCCTGAATTCCGAGATGGTAGGAAACTTTTCTGTTTCAGCATTCAGCAAAGAGAAGACATCAAAGAAGTGATCGTGACATCGTTTTAGAGATCCTATAATGTCCGATGGGAAATTAGCTGGAGTAAGTATGTCAGATGACTCAAGAATGTAGGCTCTCTCGATTACATTTTCTAGTTCTCTAATATTTCCAGGCCAGTTGTATCGCGTAAAAGCTTCCATAACTTCCAGAGCGATTCCCTTGATATTTTTCATGTGTCGGCGGTTAAGTTTTTCAAGAATAATTTCCGTAAGTAGGGGAATATCTTCTTTACGCTCTCTTAAGGGGGGAACGAAGATCGGAAAGACGTTAAGGCGATAATAGAGATCCTGCCGAAAACATCCTTGCTCGGCTAGAGCTTTAAGATCCACATTGGAAGCAGCAACGACTCTTACGTCGGTTTGAAGAGGGTTATCACCACCCACTCTATAAAAAATTCCTTCCTGTAAAACCTGCAAAAGTTTTATTTGGACTGGTGGAGTAATGGTTCCAATTTCGTCCAGAAAAATGGTTCCGCCGTTGGCAATCTCAAATTTTCCTAATTTTCTTCGCAGAGCTCCGGTAAAAGCACCCTTTTCGTGGCCGAAAAACTCACTTTCTATTAGACTTTCTGGTATGGCTCCACAATGAACAGGTATAAAAGGCTTGTCTGCTCGACGACTGTGTTCGTGGATAAGTTTAGCAAGCATGTTTTTGCCGGTCCCGGTTTCTCCCGTAAGAAGCACTGTAGCGTCGGTAGGCGCAACTCGCTTAATGTCGTCAAAGACTTTTTGCATTAGAGGGCTTTCTGTTTTAACAAGATGAGATACAGTTACTTTCCAGAAGGTTTCGTGATGTGTTTTCCCCTCTATAGCTTCTGTAAAGACCTGAAAGGTTTCCAACACCTGTTTTAACTCTGCTGAATTAACAGGATAGGATATGTGGGAATTTGCTCCATGTTTTACCGCCTTGAATGCTTCCGTCATTCTTTT
Proteins encoded in this window:
- a CDS encoding sigma-54 dependent transcriptional regulator; translated protein: MLFEPTNGVERGEQRLYMKSAIVITKQNEIFKSLSDALGKDWQVETTSDEQPPSKDFNIHSPNIIFWDIDSLKPAKENSAKIGEEIKHIKTRFGNVPIIVVAPKKRMTEAFKAVKHGANSHISYPVNSAELKQVLETFQVFTEAIEGKTHHETFWKVTVSHLVKTESPLMQKVFDDIKRVAPTDATVLLTGETGTGKNMLAKLIHEHSRRADKPFIPVHCGAIPESLIESEFFGHEKGAFTGALRRKLGKFEIANGGTIFLDEIGTITPPVQIKLLQVLQEGIFYRVGGDNPLQTDVRVVAASNVDLKALAEQGCFRQDLYYRLNVFPIFVPPLRERKEDIPLLTEIILEKLNRRHMKNIKGIALEVMEAFTRYNWPGNIRELENVIERAYILESSDILTPANFPSDIIGSLKRCHDHFFDVFSLLNAETEKFPTISEFRQALVTHAERVYLSKLLRATNGKINKSAEIAGITTRQFRKLMSKCNLKKEQFKKSLCSKQPNLPQEKSAPHPVS